Below is a window of Salvelinus sp. IW2-2015 linkage group LG35, ASM291031v2, whole genome shotgun sequence DNA.
GTCATTGAAAACATTGCCAACCTCAGAATAGCCTTACCTTAGTCATTGGAAACCTGTTAGAGACATGTTTGAGATAAAATAGAAGATTAGATGAGGCTAAGAGCAGAGCTGAACAGGAAGAGGAAATGATGCTGACTTGTGGACAAGTTGATGAATGGTTTATCTGACCCTCACCAAGATGTTTGCTTTGCACACAGATCTGAGTGACATCATGAACAAGATTCTGATCATCACTGTGCTTGTCACTCTTCTGGGCCTCAGTAAGTACACAGTCAAGACACCGACCGACCGACTGactgaccgaccgaccgaccgaccgaccgaccgaccgaccgaccgaccgaccaggATGTCTTTTTTGCAGCCTCACTGTGCATCCCAGAAGATTGCTTTATCATAATAGCATTTTgttacacccacaataacatctgctaaatatgtttatggaaccaatacaatttgatttcatttgaaacgTTAAACACTCCAGACTGCAAATAAGAGCACCTCGAGCGGcacattgactgactgactgacaaccAACCATCTTGACCCTctatccctaaccctatccctaaccctaaccctcccctTCCAGATGCTCAGGACCTCCGTCTGCCTAGGCAAGCTGAGGAGGGTATGCCTGAGGAACCGGTCGCTGATGTTGCCGAGGCTGATGGAGAGCAGGGAACCCTGGAAAAGCTGACCAGCGCCGTCAAGAGCTACTACGAAACATCCATCAGCACCGCCTCTAGCTGGCTGGACAGCATCAAGGGCTTGAAGCTGGAGGAGAAGGCCAAgtaagacgcacacacacacacaagaactgaACAGCAGGTAAAAATAGCAGGCTGACAGTTAATGCATtgtccatgtgtctgtgtgtccatcaGGAATGCCTTTGTTGACACCAGCATGGCAGTGAGCACCTACTCTGGCATCCTGCAGGACCAGTTCTACCACATCT
It encodes the following:
- the apoc2 gene encoding apolipoprotein C-II isoform X1; translated protein: MYQPQQKCPLIIIHIIIHISCFPGLFSCCEKLVTVRSCIYLSDIMNKILIITVLVTLLGLNAQDLRLPRQAEEGMPEEPVADVAEADGEQGTLEKLTSAVKSYYETSISTASSWLDSIKGLKLEEKAKNAFVDTSMAVSTYSGILQDQFYHILYQQ
- the apoc2 gene encoding apolipoprotein C-II isoform X2, encoding MNKILIITVLVTLLGLNAQDLRLPRQAEEGMPEEPVADVAEADGEQGTLEKLTSAVKSYYETSISTASSWLDSIKGLKLEEKAKNAFVDTSMAVSTYSGILQDQFYHILYQQ